One genomic region from Tigriopus californicus strain San Diego chromosome 4, Tcal_SD_v2.1, whole genome shotgun sequence encodes:
- the LOC131878858 gene encoding EH domain-containing protein 3-like, with the protein MANFFRKSRSDQPKFYATVGEGLKKVYKTKLLPLEEAYDFHEFVSPQLNDPDFDAKPMILLVGQYSTGKTSFIRYLLERDYPGLRIGPEPTTDCFNVVMYGDQEQVIPGNALAVDNKRQFRPLSKFGGAFLNRFQCSTLKNPVLRCVTMIDTPGILSGEKQRVDRGYDFVGVLQWFAERVDRIILLFDANKLDISDEFRRSIHAIHGYEDKVRIVLNKADQVDHHELMRVYGALMWSISKVISVPECPKVFVGSFWDQQLKHDLYRKLFERELQLLFDDLQDLPKYAALRKINDLIKRARMAKIHAYILSSLRKDMPRFFGKGRKKKELIRAMPIMFKRVQEEHMVSASDIPPVELMQEKLAGYDFMKFPHLREKLIQAVDQMLDNDIAELMSIVPQDSEETPISGGAFDDVKDTKSPFGYQKCEGIDLGSGEPEWIVAKERSKWDLIFKELNPVNGKVMGSTAKKEMVKSRLPNPVLAKVWRLADVDKDGALDEDEFALAMHLINVKLDGFDMPDELPDHLIPPSKKHSLYSNTNGNSIPSY; encoded by the coding sequence ATGGCGAACTTCTTCAGAAAAAGTCGGAGTGATCAGCCCAAGTTCTATGCCACCGTTGGTGAAGGGCTTAAGAAGGTGTACAAAACCAAGTTGTTGCCCCTCGAAGAGGCCTACGACTTCCATGAATTTGTGTCCCCCCAACTCAACGATCCGGATTTCGATGCCAAGCCCATGATCCTCTTGGTTGGACAATATTCCACGGGGAAAACCAGTTTCATTCGATATTTGCTTGAACGAGACTATCCTGGATTGCGAATTGGCCCTGAACCCACAACCGATTGTTTCAATGTGGTCATGTATGGAGATCAAGAACAAGTGATCCCGGGTAACGCATTGGCGGTGGATAACAAACGTCAGTTCAGACCCTTGTCCAAATTTGGTGGTGCCTTTTTGAATCGGTTTCAATGTTCCACCTTGAAGAACCCCGTTCTCCGTTGTGTCACCATGATCGACACCCCGGGGATTCTATCTGGCGAGAAGCAACGGGTGGATCGGGGCTACGATTTTGTGGGAGTTCTTCAATGGTTTGCCGAGAGAGTGGATCGTATCATTCTTCTTTTCGACGCCAACAAATTGGACATTTCGGATGAGTTCCGTCGGTCCATCCATGCCATCCATGGATACGAGGATAAAGTCAGGATTGTCTTGAATAAGGCTGATCAGGTTGACCATCATGAGCTCATGCGAGTGTATGGAGCACTCATGTGGTCGATTTCCAAAGTGATTAGTGTACCCGAGTGTCCCAAAGTGTTTGTCGGATCCTTTTGGGATCAGCAACTCAAACACGACTTGTAtcgaaaactttttgaaagagaGTTGCAGCTTTTATTCGATGACCTGCAAGACCTGCCTAAATATGCAGCACTCAGAAAGATCAACGATCTCATCAAACGGGCGAGAATGGCCAAGATACATGCCTACATCCTGAGCTCACTGAGGAAAGATATGCCTCGGTTCTTTGGCAAAGGCCggaagaaaaaggaactgatTCGAGCAATGCCGATCATGTTCAAGCGAGTTCAAGAGGAGCACATGGTGTCAGCTTCTGACATCCCGCCTGTCGAGCTCATGCAAGAGAAGTTGGCCGGATACGATTTTATGAAGTTCCCGCACCTGAGAGAGAAACTTATCCAAGCTGTGGACCAAATGCTGGATAATGACATTGCAGAACTCATGTCGATTGTGCCTCAAGACTCCGAAGAGACCCCCATCTCAGGCGGAGCTTTTGACGATGTCAAAGACACGAAATCTCCATTTGGTTATCAGAAATGCGAAGGCATCGACCTTGGATCTGGCGAACCCGAATGGATTGTTGCCAAAGAGCGGAGCAAATGGGatctcattttcaaggaaCTCAACCCTGTCAACGGAAAAGTCATGGGCTCGACTGCCAAAAAGGAGATGGTCAAATCTCGCCTTCCCAATCCGGTTCTGGCCAAAGTCTGGCGCTTGGCGGATGTGGACAAAGACGGGGctttggatgaagatgaatttGCCTTGGCCATGCATCTGATCAATGTCAAACTGGATGGGTTTGATATGCCTGATGAGTTGCCTGATCATTTGATCCCACCCTCGAAAAAGCACTCTCTCTACAGTAATACCAACGGTAATTCAATCCCGTCATACTGA